The nucleotide sequence TTTCGTTACCTTCCGGGTCTATCACGGTGAGCTCACCACAAAAGAGCAATGCATCGTTTTAGATGCCATAAAGCACTTTCATTCAAAAAGGTATTGGATCTGGGCATCGGTGGTCATGCCGGACCATGTACATCTCTTAATCAGGCTGTACCATGACCGCCTTGGAAAAGAAATTGCTTTGGGTAAAGTTCTTAAAAGCATAAAGGGTTATTCGGCCCGTGAGATCAACAAAGGCCGGTACAGCACAGGAAAATTTTGGCAGGATGAGTACTTTGATCGGATCGTCCGTAACGAAGTTGAATTAAAGGAAAAATGGAACTATATAAGAAATAATCCTGTAAAGAAAACCCTCTCGGATTCTCCTGAAAATTATTCCTTCCTTTGGGAACCGGGCCCCCCTTCCTGAGACTTAAGATTGCACAGGCTGGAAAGCCTGTGCTACTAAACTCGAAAAGGAAAAATACCAACATAAAAACAAAGGAAGCGGTAGCACAGGCTTTCCAGCCTGTGCCCCAATACCTGCAAGGTATTTTGAAAGCGCCCTGTAGTTTGTAAGGCGGACTCACCGGATGTTAACAACCACTCCTCCCATCCCCCCCCTTTTTTTGACATTGTTCCTGCATGTAAGAATTCATATAATAAAAACGACTAACCCATAAATTCCGAAACTCCGGGAGCCTGAGAAACCGTTATTTTTGCTTTGTAGTGGCTATTACCTTTTTAGGGTTTTTAATATTTATTCTTAGGCAAAACACATTCTGATGAGGTGATGCTATGAAATCATTAATCCATTGGACACTCGTTATATTATTAACAGGGTTTTCTTCCCTGGCCTCGGCATCGCCCCCGGCGGAACTCAATTTGTGGAAACACGACCCGTTCCTTTATGGCGCTTGCGGTCATTGCGGTGATTTCGTTCAATTCAAAGCCAACAAAAACCGTGAGAATTTCACAGAATTTAGTTTGTACACTCAAACCGGATATTATTCGGCGGGCCTGTACGGACCTGAAAGCACAACCATGACTCTTTTCGGCGAACAAAACTATGCAACGGACAAAGGTTTCCTGATCATCGTTAAAAAGGACGATACTGTCGTGCAAATCGAAAATCTGGATGAATTCATCCCTCAAAAATGGATCGACGTGCAAGCGCAAAAGGGAGGGTCAGGTGCCTATTCGGTCTATTACCAACCCTACCCTTTGTTCAAAAATAACGTGCGCTCCGGGAAATGGGGAAAATGGTGGGACTCACTGCCGCCAATAAATCCAGCCGGTTGAATTGATTTCTTTCCCCGATGCCAGTCGATACCGTTATAATGGGAGCTGGCGTGGGCGGTTCAGTGTCCACCCCGGCATACCAATCCCCTATTTATCGAAAGA is from Nitrospinota bacterium and encodes:
- a CDS encoding transposase; the encoded protein is MVDFHSTHRNLPHWHLPGSIYFVTFRVYHGELTTKEQCIVLDAIKHFHSKRYWIWASVVMPDHVHLLIRLYHDRLGKEIALGKVLKSIKGYSAREINKGRYSTGKFWQDEYFDRIVRNEVELKEKWNYIRNNPVKKTLSDSPENYSFLWEPGPPS